From Candidatus Zixiibacteriota bacterium, one genomic window encodes:
- a CDS encoding GYD domain-containing protein gives MRTFVLMSKLAPHGPSLIDVAAKVKEGASTGRQWVERVTQTCPEVKFLAHYALLGSYDFMDIYEAPDEESAAKVSMICAADGTFNAESWTAIPDKRIAQIAKEIDKPEFSPDYHSGA, from the coding sequence ATGTCAAAGCTGGCGCCACACGGACCAAGTCTGATTGATGTAGCCGCCAAAGTCAAGGAGGGCGCGAGCACGGGTCGACAATGGGTTGAACGGGTCACTCAGACTTGCCCGGAAGTGAAGTTTCTGGCCCACTATGCGCTGCTGGGTTCTTATGACTTCATGGACATTTATGAAGCACCCGACGAAGAATCAGCCGCCAAAGTGTCTATGATTTGCGCTGCCGACGGAACCTTCAATGCCGAAAGCTGGACCGCCATTCCCGACAAGCGGATTGCTCAGATTGCCAAAGAAATCGATAAGCCGGAGTTCTCTCCCGACTATCACTCAGGCGCGTGA